Proteins from a genomic interval of Amycolatopsis sp. cg13:
- a CDS encoding ABC transporter substrate-binding protein, which yields MPALPEIWFTRCPVPTATGIAADRGELAREFAPDGIRVRALQDLPAGQRDAHFTHELPGLFREGGNVPALWARSRGVETRLIALTWIEERQNILVRADSPVAEPAQLRGLRLAVPRHEIAIDFWRAMALHGHAGALSLAGLTLADADLVDVPGSPIGQWEGELAALRDGLVDAVYVKGAVAVETARRFGAKVAIDLDAAPDRRARVNNGTPRPVTVHQRLLDEHPDVVTRFLALLLESAEWAADRPEDVARILRAETGAGVEGVTGAYRPETAANLGLSLSDERLSLLEHQELFLRQQGFLESPVDVSAWAAPEPLLAARALVDQRATPLVSPISPGARP from the coding sequence GTGCCCGCCCTGCCGGAAATCTGGTTCACCCGCTGTCCCGTGCCCACCGCGACCGGGATCGCCGCCGACCGCGGCGAGCTGGCCCGCGAATTCGCACCGGACGGCATCCGCGTGCGCGCGCTGCAAGATCTCCCCGCCGGCCAGCGGGACGCGCATTTCACCCACGAGCTGCCCGGTCTGTTCCGCGAGGGCGGCAACGTGCCGGCGCTGTGGGCCCGTTCGCGCGGCGTCGAAACCCGGCTGATCGCGTTGACGTGGATCGAAGAACGCCAGAACATCCTGGTTCGCGCGGACAGCCCGGTCGCCGAACCCGCGCAGCTGCGCGGACTCCGGCTCGCCGTGCCCCGCCACGAAATCGCGATCGACTTCTGGCGGGCGATGGCGTTGCACGGACACGCCGGGGCGCTGTCGCTCGCCGGGCTCACCCTCGCCGACGCCGACCTGGTCGACGTGCCCGGTTCCCCGATCGGCCAGTGGGAAGGCGAGCTGGCCGCGTTGCGGGACGGCCTCGTGGACGCCGTTTACGTCAAGGGCGCCGTCGCCGTCGAAACCGCGCGCCGGTTCGGAGCCAAGGTCGCGATCGACCTCGACGCCGCGCCCGATCGCCGCGCGCGGGTCAACAACGGCACGCCGCGACCGGTGACCGTCCACCAGCGGCTGCTCGACGAGCACCCGGACGTGGTGACTCGATTCCTGGCGCTGCTGCTGGAATCCGCCGAGTGGGCCGCTGACCGGCCAGAGGACGTCGCTCGGATACTGCGCGCCGAAACCGGCGCGGGCGTCGAAGGCGTCACCGGCGCCTACCGTCCCGAAACCGCCGCGAACCTCGGGCTTTCGCTGTCCGACGAGCGGCTGTCCTTGCTCGAACACCAAGAGCTTTTCCTGAGGCAGCAAGGGTTTCTCGAAAGCCCGGTGGACGTGTCCGCCTGGGCCGCCCCCGAACCGCTGCTCGCCGCCCGCGCGCTCGTCGACCAGCGCGCGACCCCGCTCGTATCCCCGATCTCCCCCGGAGCCCGACCATGA
- a CDS encoding LLM class flavin-dependent oxidoreductase, which translates to MRFLLITLITHTPDPVTGELAAPDARLREVVENAELAEELGFDGYGVGERHERPFLSSSPPVVLSHIAARTRRIRLFTAVTTLSLLDPVRAFEDYSMLDNLSGGRLELIIGKGNGSAQRELFDVTPEDQWDRNAEGYELFRKLWQADRVTWSGRFRPPLTAAEVWPRPLQQPIRIWHGSATSRESVELAAKHGDPLFSANVTNPIEPYAELIRHYRERWTFHGRDPLQAVVGAGTAGFHLASRSQDALEAYRPIFDSRLALQRKLGQEVVFPTLEDFAERSSALIGSPAQVTEKVLRYHEQFGHGVTHLSADRDGRTPQAHRAALELFQAEVAPALRRAIAGPAWPSS; encoded by the coding sequence GTGAGGTTCCTGCTGATCACCCTGATCACGCACACCCCCGACCCGGTCACCGGGGAACTGGCCGCACCCGACGCCCGGCTGCGCGAAGTGGTCGAAAACGCCGAGCTCGCCGAGGAACTGGGCTTCGACGGCTACGGCGTCGGCGAACGGCACGAGCGGCCGTTCCTGTCGTCGTCCCCGCCGGTGGTGCTCAGCCACATCGCCGCGCGGACCCGCCGAATCCGGCTGTTCACCGCGGTCACGACGCTCAGCCTGCTCGACCCGGTGCGCGCGTTCGAGGACTATTCGATGCTGGACAACCTTTCCGGCGGACGCCTCGAACTCATCATCGGCAAGGGCAACGGCTCCGCCCAGCGCGAACTGTTCGACGTCACGCCCGAGGACCAGTGGGATCGCAACGCCGAGGGCTACGAGCTGTTCCGCAAGCTGTGGCAGGCGGACCGGGTCACGTGGTCCGGGAGGTTCCGTCCGCCGCTCACCGCCGCGGAGGTGTGGCCGCGTCCGCTGCAGCAGCCGATCCGGATCTGGCACGGCAGCGCGACGAGCCGCGAATCCGTTGAGCTGGCGGCGAAACACGGGGATCCGCTGTTCTCCGCGAATGTGACCAACCCGATCGAACCGTACGCCGAGCTGATCCGGCACTACCGGGAACGCTGGACCTTCCACGGCCGCGATCCGCTTCAGGCGGTGGTGGGGGCGGGCACAGCCGGGTTCCATCTGGCGAGCCGGTCGCAGGACGCGCTGGAAGCGTACCGGCCGATCTTCGATTCCCGGCTGGCACTGCAGCGCAAACTCGGCCAGGAAGTGGTTTTCCCGACGCTGGAGGACTTCGCCGAGCGCAGCTCCGCACTGATCGGCAGCCCTGCTCAGGTCACCGAGAAGGTGTTGAGATACCACGAACAGTTCGGCCACGGCGTGACGCATCTGTCCGCCGACCGGGACGGCCGGACACCGCAAGCGCATCGGGCGGCGCTGGAGCTTTTCCAGGCCGAGGTGGCGCCGGCGTTGCGGCGGGCGATAGCTGGACCGGCCTGGCCGTCGAGCTAG
- a CDS encoding IclR family transcriptional regulator has translation MVSKAGNAAEAVPAGSQAVTRALGMLQCFRDNPGDLGVSELARRMNLSVSTAHRIARTLAATGFLALAEGSLRYRLGPAVAELGQLSLYQRGIHLAADELAEVAKATGTAADLAIRSGTDAVILAGTSVALTAGLGLRRPLHSTALGKVLLAWAPPGEDDLDALPPLTAYTARTITHKADLRAELDRVQEAGYALNDGESAFGVRTIAVPVLRASGHVHAALALRSTSDTLTDDRLPWFLSRARRCADALAVLLLEPGQRY, from the coding sequence ATGGTGAGCAAAGCCGGTAACGCCGCCGAGGCCGTGCCCGCCGGATCGCAGGCGGTCACCCGGGCCTTGGGCATGCTGCAGTGCTTCCGGGACAACCCGGGCGATCTCGGCGTGTCCGAACTGGCGCGGCGGATGAACCTTTCGGTCTCGACCGCGCACCGGATCGCCCGCACCCTGGCGGCGACGGGGTTCCTCGCGCTGGCGGAGGGCAGCCTGCGCTACCGGCTCGGGCCCGCCGTCGCCGAACTCGGCCAGCTTTCGCTGTACCAGCGCGGAATCCACCTTGCCGCGGACGAACTCGCCGAGGTCGCCAAGGCCACCGGCACCGCCGCCGACCTGGCCATCCGCAGCGGCACCGACGCGGTGATCCTGGCCGGCACGAGCGTCGCCCTCACCGCCGGGCTCGGCTTGCGCCGCCCGCTGCACTCGACGGCGCTGGGCAAGGTCCTGCTCGCGTGGGCCCCGCCGGGCGAGGACGACCTGGACGCGCTGCCGCCGCTGACGGCGTACACCGCGCGCACCATCACGCACAAAGCCGACCTGCGCGCCGAACTGGACCGCGTCCAGGAGGCGGGTTACGCGCTGAACGACGGGGAGTCGGCGTTCGGCGTCCGGACGATCGCGGTGCCGGTCCTGCGTGCTTCCGGGCACGTGCACGCGGCGTTGGCGCTTCGGTCCACTTCGGACACGTTGACGGATGACCGGTTGCCGTGGTTCCTTTCCCGAGCGCGACGATGTGCGGATGCGTTGGCGGTGTTGTTGCTGGAGCCGGGCCAGCGGTACTAG
- a CDS encoding LLM class flavin-dependent oxidoreductase — MTAQLHLGVFYTGVGPQFLWDDPSNADHTEIETYVSVARTLERGLFDAFFLGEGLRVRENRGRVHALDVAGRPDAITQLSALAGATTKIGLVATQNTTYNYPADLARRLASLDYVSGGRAGWNIVTTDNAWTGANFRHGGWLAHERRYERATQFVEAAKALWAGPVETDTDLVRLRAAPTLPPARPVLFQAGDSPGGRELAARHADVVFSANTAYDKAAAYAADLRARLARHGRPADAVRILPGASVVLGDTPTDAAERAEDIRRRQINPQRAIAFLEQYWGQDLSAFDPHGPLPDIEPAEGELDPSRGTISIEHRTGKLERIQQWRELAEAKNLSIHQLVLEVEPRHHSFVGTPAQVADEWARYAADRVVDGFNLSPHLVPGSIDEVVDRLVPELQDRGVYRTEYTGTTLREHLELP; from the coding sequence ATGACCGCGCAGCTGCACCTCGGGGTCTTCTACACCGGCGTCGGACCGCAGTTCCTGTGGGACGACCCTTCGAACGCCGACCACACCGAGATCGAGACGTATGTGTCGGTGGCCCGGACCTTGGAACGCGGGCTGTTCGACGCGTTCTTCCTCGGCGAAGGCTTGCGGGTCCGGGAGAATCGCGGCCGCGTGCACGCGCTCGACGTCGCCGGTCGCCCGGACGCGATCACGCAGCTCAGCGCGCTGGCCGGGGCCACCACGAAGATCGGGCTGGTCGCCACGCAGAACACCACCTACAACTACCCCGCCGACCTCGCCCGTCGCCTCGCCTCGCTCGATTACGTCTCCGGCGGGCGCGCGGGGTGGAACATCGTCACCACGGACAACGCCTGGACCGGGGCCAACTTCCGGCACGGCGGCTGGCTGGCGCACGAACGCCGCTACGAGCGCGCGACCCAGTTCGTCGAGGCGGCGAAAGCCTTGTGGGCCGGGCCGGTCGAGACGGACACCGACCTGGTGCGGCTGCGCGCCGCACCGACGCTCCCGCCTGCCCGTCCGGTTTTGTTCCAGGCAGGCGACTCCCCCGGCGGCCGGGAATTGGCCGCGCGCCACGCCGACGTCGTCTTCTCCGCGAACACCGCCTACGACAAAGCGGCGGCGTACGCGGCCGACCTGCGCGCCCGATTGGCACGCCACGGCAGGCCCGCTGACGCGGTACGAATCCTGCCTGGTGCGTCAGTCGTCCTCGGTGATACGCCAACCGACGCCGCTGAACGCGCAGAGGACATCCGCCGCCGCCAGATCAACCCGCAACGCGCCATCGCGTTCCTCGAACAGTATTGGGGCCAGGACCTGTCGGCGTTCGATCCGCACGGACCGCTGCCGGACATCGAACCGGCCGAAGGCGAACTGGACCCGTCGCGCGGCACGATTTCGATCGAGCACCGCACCGGCAAGCTCGAACGCATCCAGCAGTGGCGCGAGCTCGCCGAAGCGAAGAACCTGTCGATCCACCAACTCGTGCTGGAGGTCGAACCGCGGCACCACTCGTTCGTCGGCACGCCCGCACAGGTCGCCGACGAATGGGCGCGCTACGCGGCCGACCGCGTGGTCGACGGGTTCAACCTCAGCCCGCACCTCGTGCCCGGATCGATCGACGAGGTGGTCGACCGGCTCGTGCCGGAACTGCAGGACCGCGGCGTCTACCGCACCGAATACACCGGCACGACCCTGCGCGAACACCTGGAGCTGCCGTGA
- a CDS encoding LLM class flavin-dependent oxidoreductase encodes MSSPKTLHLAVELDSAGAHPGADPHALADVVADAERAGFTFATFDDAPVPPADGFRVEATVRAAYSATLTSRIGLAPTSHVLTAEPFHLAAQLASLDHATHGRAAWIVGTASAPEALATVGRAHPDDLRQEVADVVETVRRLWDSWEDDAVIKDLATGRYLDPDKVHHVDFVGETFSVKGPLITPRPPQGSLVVLATEKFADVVHPDIVLTDNLRHRDRTAPLVFGELEVRFASTEPSPNGRTRYTGSPAGLVTLLEQLDLDGVRLHPGADDLPALSQEVLPELHRRGLLNPPGPGATLRTTLGLPRPENRFAVSSKGIA; translated from the coding sequence ATGAGTTCACCGAAAACCTTGCATCTCGCCGTCGAACTCGACAGCGCCGGAGCACATCCAGGAGCCGATCCGCACGCGCTGGCGGACGTCGTCGCCGACGCCGAACGGGCCGGGTTCACGTTCGCCACCTTCGACGACGCGCCCGTCCCGCCCGCCGACGGATTCCGGGTCGAGGCCACGGTCCGCGCGGCTTATTCCGCGACTTTGACGTCCAGGATCGGATTGGCCCCGACGTCGCACGTGCTGACCGCCGAACCGTTCCACCTGGCCGCTCAGCTGGCGAGCCTCGACCACGCCACGCACGGCCGCGCCGCCTGGATCGTCGGCACCGCGTCCGCTCCCGAAGCGCTCGCGACAGTCGGCCGCGCGCACCCGGACGACCTCCGCCAGGAGGTGGCCGACGTCGTCGAAACCGTCCGGCGGCTGTGGGATTCGTGGGAGGACGACGCGGTCATCAAAGACCTCGCCACCGGCCGTTACCTGGACCCGGACAAGGTCCACCACGTGGACTTCGTCGGGGAAACGTTCTCCGTCAAAGGCCCGCTGATCACCCCGCGCCCGCCGCAGGGCAGCCTCGTCGTGCTGGCTACGGAGAAGTTCGCCGACGTCGTCCACCCGGACATCGTGCTCACCGACAATCTTCGCCACCGCGACCGAACCGCTCCCCTGGTGTTCGGCGAGCTGGAAGTCCGCTTCGCCTCGACCGAGCCGTCACCGAACGGCCGCACCCGCTACACCGGTTCCCCCGCCGGTCTGGTCACGTTGCTGGAGCAGCTCGATCTCGACGGCGTGCGCCTGCACCCCGGCGCGGACGACCTGCCCGCGCTGAGCCAGGAAGTACTCCCGGAACTGCACCGGCGAGGCCTGCTCAATCCACCGGGACCGGGCGCGACACTCCGTACGACGCTGGGACTCCCGCGTCCCGAGAACCGATTCGCCGTGTCGTCGAAGGGAATCGCATGA